The following DNA comes from Osmerus eperlanus chromosome 5, fOsmEpe2.1, whole genome shotgun sequence.
CCCTGACACCTCAGTGTTAGCAGGTCTGAGAATAACCAGCCATATAGAATGGCTGTAGCTGCGAGTCTCTGTCCTCATCATCTAGCTGAACACTGAAGCAGCGGGGACAAGCGGGTGCTTCAAGCTGCAGAATCCGTATTGGAACGAGGACAGAAGGGTTAGTGAAAGGAAGTGTAGAGAGCCAGAACCTGACTTACAAAGGAGTCATCAGAAGAGAGACAGCCAGCAGGCTAGACTTAGGCAAGGTATCTGTCAAAGAGATGGCAAGAGACAGGAAATGGAGAGGGAAGCTTGTAGACTCGTGCAAACAGACTTGCTTGTGCACTCAAAacgtgcatgtgcacacacacacacaatccgtcAGTCAGTCAACAAACAAGTGTGAACAGCATacatacagtaacacacacatgcacacacatacaggaataGGTCActttgtggacacacacactttaatgcTGACATGCTTTTTCATACGTGGTCACACCCACCTGTTCCCCCACCCGGGAATGCCCACTGCTTGGATGATGAAAATCACCACTTGgcagaaaaacacaaaaaagaaggagaagaagctgAAGGAACTGTCTGCCCTGGAAGGAGAAAGCATAGACGTCATTCACTCATGGCTTAATCAGTTCAATTATTTAGTGTGATGAGAACTTCGGCGTGATGAGCAAATCAATTTAATCAAAATGGTATAGTATTCAGATGGTACTGTACTGACTAAAAGCTATAATACACAGATGATCTCATGTAAGTACCAGTGTGGCACGGGAGGAAGAAGGATAAAACAGGGAAGTCTAATGTACACTCCCTACAGTATTTACACTTTGTTCTGCTTAGTATTGAATtgtaggtgggggtgggggaggctgAAAGTGCAGGTACTCACTTAAAGGCCTTGTAGATGGGTCTATACCAGCAGAGGAAGGAGCAGGGGGTGAACAGGATGAGCCATAGGATCGAGAGTCCAAAGTCCACACCATGATTTGAGTTGGTGGTGAAGTAAGCCAGGCATGCCAGCAGGTTGAGGAAAAGGGTAACACCGCTgactgaggggagaggatgaggacaggagaaggagaggattcACCTGATTCAGTATTTTTCATTGACTTATGCTTTCACAGCAACTGTATAGACATCAATGTATTTTGCTATGCGTAAAGCTATGTCCTAAATTTAGcaaaatacacaaatacacattgaATACTTACACATCCAAAGGTAGTAAATCATTTTGCAGACTCTCCTGTGCTCTACAGGAATATCCTCAGAAAAGTCCTGGTAGAAACAAGGCTTGATGGGGAAAAATGTTGGCAGAGGTGGCCAATTGTTTTCTTTCCCTGTCAAAACAAAGAGTACATTGATAAATAGAGATGACCACGTGCTTTTCCTTAGGAACTCAAAGCCATTAGTGTGATATCGAAACAATTATTATTAATCTTTAGCAAAAACTTAATTTGGATGGACTATTGCTTTAAGAGAGACATTGattggaggttgtgtgtgtgtggttgttgaaAGGGCAGGATTCTGACCTGTAGGGCCTCGGCTCTGGAGCTCCTGCTCCCTGCGCTCCAGTTCTGCAGccttcctctccagctcctcctgctgcctcagCAGGTTGGCCTGGGCTGCAGCTGCCGTGGCCTGCAGGGggtaggggaaggggggggggggggtcgggaaaatgaggggaaagaaggagaatggggggggggggagatgggatgAAAAAGAGGATGatcaggggaggggggtcattGTTCCGCACCAGCAAAATAGGCCCCAATGTATAATGTCAACACAACCCAGCTGACTGAAGGTATCATGCCATGGCAGCTGGATCCAAACAGAAACTCACTTGTGGACTGGGCTCTGTTGATGGCTGGAGCACTGCCGGCTGGGAGGGAGCCCTGGAGGCAGGAATGGTGGGCCCTGCTAGGCTCTCCTGAGATGAGACTCACTGAGTTACACACCTTCACTGTTTCACTAGTATActataggggtgtaacgatacactcacgattcaatacgtatcacgatactgagtgtacaatacaatacaatacgtatcacgatattttgaacaacattttaaattataCTGAAATTCActtaacagatttatttccaaaacattaaattTTCCATAATTTTCTTTGTtttacatacaatttagttaactctgttcaagcgatttctgtgaatgcaatgaatgcacgcttgacgcaggtgcagagtaggtcgcgtgctggtagctcaaccaataggatcaaacagACGtcgtattgtaaaaatattgccataactctacgatacatagtatcgtaaaaaaaattgtattgcgatatattgttccacaatatattgttacacccctagtatactacagtagtacagcagacatttttttaaatgtgtactTTTGAATAGAAAAATGGATGAACTTACGGTGGAGTGATCTGGGAAGGGGTTGTATAGATTCACAGGGTCTATGCCAGTGTTGGTCAACTGTGTGACAGAAGGATCCTGAAACAGAACAACATCACTATACCTCAACTATACACATAGCCATTCATCCACTGAGGTTAAACAGCTCTGCCATCGTAGAATAGTGTGAACAGTGAAATATTGTATAAATAAACCACCTACTAATAATTTTATAtgtattgatatatatataaatatataaagtcAAGATTAATGAACTGCAGATCAAGCCTGCACTCTATTGTTTCTGATACACAGTAGAAAAACATGAAATCACTTATTAATTTCTGAATGGGGAGGACTCTGCTAAAAGTGAATTGACTTCATTATCAAATCCAGTGTTGTGGAAAAGGGCAACTCCAGTGTTCTTCACGACTAAAACAGTGTAGTCCCATGTATAAGAAACAAATGTTTACTTGAAGTTGTAAACAATGACAAATACTTCCTTTTTGCAGTTATGAATGTGGCAATTGTACTGAAAAATACTTGACCAGAGGATTGGTAGGTCTAATTGTTTGATAAAGAAACACTTTGCATGTGGGAATGAGTTTGATCGTGGCTGACTAGCCCTTGGGGCACATGATAAGTGTGTCGCTCTTGAGGACGTCATTTGACCCAACCTCTGCCAGGTTTATTAGCCACTGTAGACAAAACAGTGTATGGGTAGCCAAGGTGTGTCTTGACTTGAGCCTACATTAACTTAACTTAACATGATTGTGTAATCAACATATGAAGGGAATTTAATTGTTGTATAGCCCGGGCGTATTACTAAACATATTCCCGCTAAAGCTTGAGGATATTTATCCAGGCTCTCCCACACCCAGCAAGCAAACAGTCAAAGTGACGTCCGTGAGTTGCAGTATGAACAATAGCTTTATATTACAAGTAGGCTAGGTCTGCCTATGTATACTGTTGTTCCTTGTGCAATATTTTGCTGTTTATTAgccggttagggagtcgggttattaatcagaaggttgctggttcgattcccggacgtgccaaatgacattgtgtccttgggcaaggcacttcaccctacttgcctcgggggaatgtccctgtacttactgtaagtcgctctggataagagcgtctgctaaaatgtgtACAGCTTTGTAGAGGGTTCAAAAATAAATTGTATAAGTCGTGTGCTCTGAACCTTAATTTGATCAATTTCTATAAATTACAACTAGCCAGGGGGCAATGAATTAAAAGACTGTCTTACCTGGGCCTAAACTCTGTAATGACAACAATTACACTAATTACTAGGCCTACTTCTCTGCTAAACTAAATACTAAATCACACAGTGAATGTGAACACTACAAAATGCATGTATTGATTCACTATGAAATGGGCAAAGCATCTTAATCATATTTCTGTTTAATGTCACCAGCTGTGGATCACACCAAAATAACTCTGCAGAGATAGTTCCACAGTTATGCACGGAGCAAACATTCCTGAAGTGTAGCCCACTCTCAAATGATAACATATTCGTTTAACTGCTGATTAAATGAAAGATTCTGCTTCTCTGAGCTGAGGGTGACATTTTGAATTGAGTTATCTGTGGTTGCGTAATTGACTAACTGTAATGTCAATCAATTACTTCTTACTTCCTCCATAACCATAAGTAGGCCACATAAAAAGCCTTACTGTACAGTATTTATAAGTAGCTTAACAGGAGCAagttcatcatcatcacagaTGTTCAAAATGTCACATGAAAGAGTTGGTTTCATTTTAACCGTAATttactacacgcacacaaagccAGCTGAAGTTCCATTGAACTGGTAGGCTATTATTTGGCCATCAAGTCTTCGAAGCAACTGCAATACAACACTGACGACATGGTCGAACATTTTGTAGATGTTTTGACAACCACGTTCACTGACGTTATAGGCTGACAACTTCACGCATGTTTGGTTTCCTGATGAATTTACCACCACTCGACTACAGTTTCTTTCTTCTACGTAATGATGGTAAACTTTTCCTGATAGGATGGGAGAACTCCCTCCTTCAATATAAGACAACGATTATCCTGAGTTGGTCAATTCTTGTCAATCATGCCACGTTGTCCGAACATTTTAAAACGAACCAAACCCCTGTCCCTGATCTATACAACAAGTTTCCTGGCTACACTGTAGCACTATGTTCGTTAGCTAAAGCAAGCGAAGCAACttttaaatgtaattttgaGGATAGTAAAGGTAGAATGACTCACTTGGAAAGGGTTGACAATTGACGTATCCGCAAACGGGTTATTGTCAACTTCTGACATTTTGATTCAGCTGTAGGCCAACTATTTCCTTCGAACTAAAAACAATTGACTTGTATCGCCTGATATTTTTCACTCTCAGTACTTCCTCGTACGAAGTTCAGCGCGCATGCGTACTCGTGCGCTGTTGCACGCGTCACGTGACAGTTCAAGATGCGCTGAAGACATGAGTCATGACTGCAAACAATATGtgagttcgacttcatgcagagCGGGcatcgcctgcagcccggctgacttgaagcaaccAATGGCATGctcagcttcaaggcagccggctgcagccggtgctgcatgaaatCGAATACACCTATTATATTGCACATGGTCGACACCAGGGGGGCCCATATTTTAAACGCACCTGGCCGTTCACATGATAAGAGGTGctttcgacttcatgcagcgccggcggcgccgacagccggctgcagccggatgccttgaagctgagaatgccattggctgcttcaagtcagccgggctgcaggcggctgcaggcgacgccggcgctgcatgaagtcgaacgcacctaacaTCACTACCCCAAGGCATAGGGGTTGGGCTTGCTTAATTTCAAGCTATCTTTACATGGCTCTGGATGTAGAGTAATGTGTTTTTAAACTATTTTTTTCTCGGCTTGAAATTAATATCTGCCATGACAGTCTAACACCGGCTGCTCGTTCAAAACTCACTCACCAGTAGGTTGCAGTATGCACCATCAGCTGGCAACGACTAGCAAACAaaccaagtaaaaaaaaacaaggatcTAAATAACTACAGCTCCCATGGTTCCCCTTTGGCTACGAACGGACTACATGTACCAAGTCAACAAGCTGCGAACTGAACTAACAGGTTGGTTTGCTTTTGTATCTAGCGTCCATTATATTTATACTGAAGTAACGTCCAACTTGGAAGAAATAAAGGAGCATTGTGAAGAGTAATACGATGTACGCTCAGTATGGTGCTTGTCGTACAACGCGTaccgtagctagctagctagaactGGTTGCCGCACTTGACATCTGGTCAGCGAGCTTGCTAAGCTAAGCTAGTCTACCATTATTAGAAACGTACTAGCTCATACTACAGTATTAGTTAACTCTCTAACACGGAACCAGGCCACGCTTAGCTAACAGCTAGAGATTTTCGCAAGGGATGCAGGAGAGcaggtactgtagctagctaccgACACGTTACTGTTTGTCACAGTGTCAGGTTTAATGGTGTCGTGTTTTCCAGTTGGCTTTGTTGCTTGTAATGGATAACAGGTTTGCTGCATTCTACCCGTGTCAACATGAACACGTTTAACGTTATATGTCTAACCCGGTTAGCTAGATTACTAAAGTTGACACACATTAAGGCAACGTCATCAGTTGTCAAACTATCCTATTGTACCGGGACTGTGCTTGCTGGACTAGATTACTTGCACATTTATGATATAATAACTGATTGTATACCTGTTACATTATTGTAAATGTTAGTGGTCGTTGTCAGCCCGTAAATGGATGGATTCCTGAAGTGCATGCATTTTTCCTTCAAGGCTTGAATCTCCTCTGAAATATTTTGTGAAGTGAAAGCATCTCTCTGCAACATTAGTTTGCTGCCTtgagacatggaccaggacaaCAATTCAGAAGTAAGTAttggtggtctgtgtgtgtccttagtGGTTATACTAAAATGCAATGACAGCTGGTCTCACAGCAATGAGTTTTGCAGACTGATTTGAGTTAAAAAAGCTGTGTGCTGTTCAGAGGGGGTAGGGATATCAGCAATCAAAGGCAGACTCATTCTTTcacatattaaatatatatatatatatataaacatattgatATAACATCTGCACCATTTGAAGAAAGAAGGTGACATGACTATTGAGTACTTGTCAATACAttcaagatggcgccgatgaaggctgcctcggtcgttaggtgtGCTCTTtttactgctagtttatgtacccttagtatagatagtccacatactTAAATTTTAGGtcactatatgtttattgtatgcaccttcctgccaaagcaaattccttgtctgtgcaaactttcatggtgaataaatcccattctgattgtCTGTTCCCTCTGCCTGGTCTATCAGGATGAGTCAATAGGTCCATCTGAAGATGCTTCTGAAGATGACCTGCCTAGTCTTCCCCCTGGGCTATGTAAGTACCTGAACCACAACACAGTCTGTGTGGCGTTCAACCTATCAATATGGTATGTTCGATCAGACTAGTATGAAACTTGGATACCCTAAATTGGGAGATTGGCTCATAGTTTTCAGTAGTTCATTTCTTCTCAGTCTGTGCCCGTCGGTGTCAAATCTTTGACTTGTCCTGTGCTATGACACAGGGAGGAGTTTCAGTCATCCATGGCCTTTATTTACACAAGGCAATCACTTTTAATCAATCTGATGTTGATTTATTTTGCCACAAAATGTTTTTGCCTCCCTAGCGGACACTGAGGCTGTGGAGCTGTTGTGGCAGGTGCGTGCCCAGAAACGCCAAGCCTCCCCTGACCTTCCAGAGACGGTGACCCGTCTGACCGCCCCAGATGGCAGTCTGCTTTACCTGGTGGGCACTGCCCACTTCAGCGATAGCAGTAAAAATGACGTGGCCATGGTaagacgcagacacacacacttgctgctACCTTCAGAATGCTCCCCTTCGTCCTTTACTTTtacacatctcctcctccctgatctTCATACTTATCCTCCTCCCTGGTCTTCATACTGAccctcctccttgtctctccccaGACCATCCGTGCGGTGCAGCCAGATGTAGTGGTGGTGGAGCTGTGCCAGTACAGGGTGTCCATGCTGAAGATTGATGAGAAGACCCTGCTAAAGGAAGCCAAAGACATCAACCTGGACAAAGTACAGCAGGCCATCAAACAGGtcagacaggaagggggagagttgagaggagggtgggaagcaagcagagagagagagtgtgcagcGCTCCAGACTACCGTATTTTACAGAAAATAACCCtcggcttgtactccgattttacagttttcttgtgcttgtgcggcttatatttcgaagcagcttatagtccggttttagaacaaaaaagtgtcttcatctcaagatctctacagaccgtgcagctaattttatgctcaacacttgaacgggggcttattacttgaaagaggaattatttactgtgttgtctcagttacactatcagggcttggaaatacagtgacttgctaaagtaggcaaatggctagtagaacataacatttcataataatttcagttaatcaaacagctgcaagacccagtgaaatgttataggctaggctagctagcaaaataacgctagcatcgctaacaacattactaattcaacttaaccaagctctttgtaagttgctttagatataattgtatatgatcgtgtggacaataagacacggacgcggtctcttttcataacttgtattttaccactgttcttcttgacatcgccattcgaacagccctcattgatttcacgtaatgctttcagcatcaagcctacagcaactcccgagggacaaaacaccattgtccgttgtcacatagaaaggtctgctaccgtaggctatcctcaggatttgcaagctagctaaacttataatatatctaaaataattttgtagacataacaatggattctgccactaaatgagtgatttggctttatttctggacatagtATCCACAACGAAGTGTGTAacagttacacaatgctgtaagatcgcctatacttgtgcattgctcttggtacccagaatgccctgcagcaagctgaaaagctactaaattaagggcattagcttagttaaataagcattgtttggagttctattgttgtgttcgttctgttttgatatgtgtaatgctatggtctatagtttagataatttgagtgttcaccctgattgggaatgttgtctagttagatcgcTATCCAAGCTTTCCGCAACTACATCATGAATGTGCAAGTAATCATTTGTGAGCATGGGTCCGCGCAACGGTAACGTTGTTGGCTTATAAAGTGCGGCTTGTgtggcttattttccgtaaaattcGGTAACtttttgccttggttgcactggtgcgcttaacttttttatttaggtgcaccagcacaaaatttaggtgcacccaaatttttccttgcgttgCCTTTtaacgccacaatttcaagttcacctttttatcacgctccatatacattcatatatattatgtaaattattttaaacaagaataagttgtaggtaaatactttttttaatTTGAAGCACAAAAATCTTATctaaatggatgtcttctcatttcccctgcaagaggcagcctcatcgttgaatcaaaacgaataaatttggcagaccggtgtacaaattgacctaatctctatgacttaaacgtccttttaagtttttcccttctcgtgatattttcatgcatttagcctactcattgcattcattcattaataaagaaccccctttgaagattattctacgacgttacccggcagtagaagatggaatcgcgattcaaacagtaccatctgctaactgaaaatatgccccccaaaacgtaaataagcttgacatttatttagtggaaaatcgctcattcataaaaagctcactggtagcgatcattgtaaggtaacaacgcaaaatgcgatatagccctgtgtggagaagctgccccggtaaattctactactacggtacagtactagactactgctgtgttcgtctcggtagcgattgcgttggttgaattcgattaaacgttcctttgtacggtttaggctgaaattaattattttcatgaacagattgacaaagtttaggctgtggcaatgaagttcaggttagtagttagatagacttttgatttaagtaaggggagtgccgaacatgttctgtcgccgtttgacttcctaaacagctgtgtatgttagatgtttttgtcgtgtgtctcgcgtaggctacagcgttgcagtgatacactggattgaaaccacaggtaatgataatttcacccacaaatcgtttacttgtaatctaatgtcataataaatcctacaacgaaaatgtatatgtgaggaatgtttattttaacgattgaaaacacatacatcatagaccactgtagtatgtgttgcccgggcaacagaggctaatgtcatgatgctaatatttcagtgaaatagttgactaccgtttccgaaagtagatgtgggcttacttccttaataatatcagctaatattgtacattacacatcacaattgtgtgtcatatcacaaagtaaaatgagtaaatagttatcaccctggcctctttgcttgtggcgttcctgcagctgccttgcagtaaagctatagttagcctagctatcccccaagttaacagatgcgaaacgaatgttctgctacaggtagtcacgcgtgttttcgtgacgttagtgacgttagtaacgtcagtgactgtggctagcaaattagccaccattagcttcacttttcgccacaaaaacttaacttaagcccaaaccatgcaacggaacgtaaattccaatagaagcaacgcaat
Coding sequences within:
- the LOC134021050 gene encoding secretory carrier-associated membrane protein 2-like; this encodes MSEVDNNPFADTSIVNPFQDPSVTQLTNTGIDPVNLYNPFPDHSTESLAGPTIPASRAPSQPAVLQPSTEPSPQATAAAAQANLLRQQEELERKAAELERREQELQSRGPTGKENNWPPLPTFFPIKPCFYQDFSEDIPVEHRRVCKMIYYLWMFSGVTLFLNLLACLAYFTTNSNHGVDFGLSILWLILFTPCSFLCWYRPIYKAFKADSSFSFFSFFFVFFCQVVIFIIQAVGIPGWGNSGWISSISVISTDKAVGAIMILVACFFTVCAVLSIILLKMVHGQYRHTGASFQKAQQEFSQGVVSNKNFQSAATSAAQGVLQANN